In Bacteroidota bacterium, one genomic interval encodes:
- the mqnC gene encoding dehypoxanthine futalosine cyclase, with protein MQTDTLYKRALAGEFLSAEEGIWLYHHAPTAELMAVADEMRRQRKKDGKVTWIIDRNVNTTNVCIANCKFCNFYRIPGHSESYITDIATYKRKIEETFRYGGEQLLLQGGHHPDLGLSYYVNLFRELKSLYPNLKLHALGPPEIAHITKLEKSTHTEVLRALMEAGLDSLPGAGAEILNDRVRRLISKGKCSGREWLDVMRAAHQLGLTTSATMMFGHIETLEERFEHLALIRQVQSEKPADAKGFIAFIPWPFQDDGTLLRRVKGITNNVSGDEYIRMLALSRIMLPNIENIQASWLTVGKEVAQICLHAGANDFGSIMIEENVVSAAGAPHRFTYKGIMAAIEEAGFVPQLRNQQYQYRELPEHIEEQVINY; from the coding sequence ATGCAAACCGACACACTGTATAAACGTGCATTAGCAGGCGAGTTTCTCTCGGCCGAGGAAGGAATCTGGTTGTATCACCACGCGCCCACTGCCGAACTGATGGCTGTGGCCGACGAAATGCGCCGCCAGCGAAAGAAAGACGGTAAGGTGACCTGGATCATCGACCGGAATGTGAATACCACCAATGTGTGTATTGCCAACTGCAAATTCTGCAATTTCTATCGTATCCCTGGTCACAGCGAGAGCTATATTACTGACATTGCCACCTATAAACGTAAAATAGAAGAAACGTTCCGCTATGGTGGTGAGCAGCTTCTGCTTCAGGGCGGGCATCATCCTGACCTCGGACTGAGTTACTACGTAAATCTTTTCCGCGAACTTAAATCGCTTTACCCGAATCTGAAGCTGCATGCACTTGGGCCGCCGGAAATTGCACACATCACCAAGCTCGAAAAATCAACACACACCGAAGTGTTGCGTGCACTTATGGAGGCTGGTTTGGATTCGCTGCCCGGCGCCGGTGCCGAAATTCTTAACGACCGTGTGCGCCGGCTCATTTCAAAAGGCAAATGCTCCGGCCGCGAATGGCTCGATGTAATGCGCGCCGCACATCAGCTAGGCCTTACCACTTCGGCCACCATGATGTTCGGCCATATCGAAACCCTTGAAGAACGTTTCGAGCATCTGGCACTTATCCGTCAGGTACAAAGCGAAAAGCCGGCTGATGCTAAAGGATTCATCGCGTTTATTCCGTGGCCGTTTCAAGACGACGGCACACTGCTGCGCCGTGTAAAAGGGATTACCAATAATGTAAGCGGCGACGAATATATACGTATGCTGGCACTGAGCCGCATCATGCTGCCCAATATCGAAAACATTCAGGCCTCGTGGCTCACAGTGGGTAAGGAAGTGGCGCAAATCTGCCTCCACGCCGGCGCAAACGATTTTGGCAGCATTATGATTGAAGAAAATGTGGTTTCGGCTGCCGGTGCGCCGCACCGCTTTACCTACAAGGGAATTATGGCCGCCATTGAAGAAGCAGGCTTTGTGCCGCAACTTCGGAATCAGCAGTATCAGTATCGTGAACTTCCGGAACACATCGAAGAGCAGGTGATTAATTATTGA